In one window of Branchiostoma lanceolatum isolate klBraLanc5 chromosome 15, klBraLanc5.hap2, whole genome shotgun sequence DNA:
- the LOC136449353 gene encoding uncharacterized protein translates to MTSSQTPTSAKTTASGISTSGTAQRPSSPMTGTAQAPSSPMTGTAQASSSPMTRTSQAPSSPMTGTSQAPSSSTTRTSQAPSSSMTGTSQAPSSPMTGTAQAPSSPMTRTSQEPSSPVTGTSQAPSSSMTGTSQAPSSSMTGRSQAPSSPLTGTSPTPSSPMTGTSQAPSSSMTGTSQAPASSKPGTSQTPSSSITGKSQAPSSSMTGTFQAPSSPVTGTSQVPTSYMTGTSQAPSSSMTGRSQAPSSPMTGTSPTPSSPMTGTSQAPSSSMTGTSQAPSSSMTGTSQAPSSSMTGTSQAPSSSMTGTSQVPSSSMTGTSQAPSSSMTGTSQAPSSSMTGTSKAPSSSMTGTSQAPLSSMTGTSQAPSSSMTGTSQAPSSSMTGTSQAPSSSTTRTSQAPSSSMTGTSQAPSSPMTGTAQAPSSPMTRTSQEPSSPVTGTSQAPSSSMTGTSQVPSSSMTGASQAPSSSMTETSQAPSSSMTGTSQVPSSSMTETSQAPPSSMTGTSQVPSSSMTGTSQAPSSSMTVTSQVPSSSMTGTSQVPSSSMTVTSQAPSSSMTETSPAPPSPMTGRSQAPSTTMTESSQAPSSPMTGTSQALSSSMTGTPQETSSSMTGTPQEPSSSMTGTSQVPSSSLTGTSQVPSSSMTGTSQAPSSPMTESSEAPSSPMTGTPQVPSSPMTGTSQAPSSSMTDSSQVPSSPMTGKSQAPSSPMTGTSQAPSSRMTETSQAPSSSMTGTSQAPSSSMTDSSQVPSSPMTGTSQAPSSRMTETSQVPSSSMTGTSQVPSSSMTGTSQVPSSSMTGTSQVPSSSMTGTSQAPSSSMTGTSQAPLSSMTGTSQAPSSSMTGTSQAPSSSMTETSPVPSSPMTGTSKAPSSAMTGTSNVPSSPMTGTSDALTSALTGTSPTQTAAMTGTSPAQSAAMTGTSQAPSSTGVGMTTKPSEKPATTKVPVTEKPGKPEKILAFSLSLNGDATGLNDTTSIAYKSLEQSCLSKLRPVYDTQRGFKQIRILGFQSGSIIVRHLVIFDSEDAATNNEIMRAVENTVLNGTFRIANFSVEPDSFTSITLTTEEIVELGADGLCTAGCGADAMCNLTTIYGVLVAQCVCADDYCKNGGQCEVIPEQGPKCSCEATPFGYYGGARCEVYASQIAVIGVGAGVGGALLLIICFLVGCLCCSKRRAKDDIERPGQENVWLASARPVSSMTRGRPSDESVPLYNLVKNTDAHSNEYGQQNSDSPQNNLARASRLTGSEFNYLKGELTTFQEGDEHNPNRQWNPTVENVPTKREFKLPRPKVSSGEWDQSGYSAYY, encoded by the exons ATGACAAGCTCTCAAACACCAACATCTGCGAAAACTACAGCATCTGGAATATCAACATCTGGAACAGCTCAAAGACCATCATCTCCTATGACTGGAACAGCTCAAGCACCATCATCTCCTATGACTGGAACAGCTCAAGCATCATCATCTCCTATGACTAGAACATCTCAAGCGCCATCATCTCCTATGACTGGAACATCTCAAGCGCCATCATCCTCCACGACTAGAACATCTCAAGCGCCATCATCCTCTATGACTGGAACATCTCAAGCACCATCATCTCCTATGACTGGAACAGCTCAAGCACCATCATCTCCTATGACTAGAACATCTCAAGAGCCATCATCTCCTGTGACTGGAACATCTCAAGCGCCATCCTCTTCGATGACTGGAACATCTCAAGCGCCATCATCCTCTATGACTGGAAGATCTCAAGCACCATCATCTCCTTTGACTGGAACATCTCCAACGCCATCATCTCCTATGACTGGAACATCTCAAGCACCATCCTCCTCTATGACTGGAACATCTCAAGCACCAGCATCCTCAAAGCCTGGAACATCTCAAACACCATCCTCCTCTATAACTGGAAAATCTCAAGCGCCATCATCCTCCATGACTGGAACATTTCAAGCGCCATCATCTCCTGTGACTGGAACATCTCAAGTGCCAACATCCTATATGACTGGAACATCTCAAGCGCCATCATCCTCTATGACTGGAAGATCTCAAGCACCATCATCTCCTATGACTGGAACATCTCCAACGCCATCATCTCCTATGACTGGAACATCTCAAGCACCATCATCCTCCATGACTGGAACATCTCAAGCGCCATCATCCTCCATGACTGGAACATCTCAAGCCCCATCATCCTCCATGACTGGAACATCTCAAGCACCATCATCCTCCATGACTGGAACATCTCAAGTGCCATCATCCTCTATGACTGGAACATCTCAAGCCCCATCATCCTCTATGACTGGAACATCTCAAGCGCCATCATCCTCCATGACTGGAACATCTAAAGCACCATCATCCTCCATGACTGGAACATCTCAAGCACCATTATCCTCCATGACTGGAACATCTCAAGCGCCATCCTCCTCTATGACAGGTACATCTCAAGCGCCATCATCCTCCATGACTGGAACATCTCAAGCGCCATCATCCTCCACGACTAGAACATCTCAAGCGCCATCATCCTCTATGACTGGAACATCTCAAGCACCATCATCTCCTATGACTGGAACAGCTCAAGCACCATCATCTCCTATGACTAGAACATCTCAAGAGCCATCATCTCCTGTGACTGGAACATCTCAAGCGCCATCCTCTTCGATGACTGGAACATCTCAAGTGCCATCATCCTCCATGACTGGAGCATCTCAAGCGCCATCCTCCTCCATGACTGAAACATCTCAAGCGCCATCATCCTCCATGACTGGAACATCTCAAGTGCCATCATCCTCCATGACTGAAACATCTCAAGCGCCACCATCCTCCATGACTGGAACATCTCAAGTGCCATCATCCTCCATGACTGGAACATCTCAAGCACCATCATCCTCCATGACTGTGACATCTCAAGTGCCATCATCCTCCATGACTGGAACATCTCAAGTGCCATCCTCCTCTATGACAGTAACATCTCAAGCGCCATCATCCTCCATGACTGAAACATCTCCAGCGCCACCATCTCCTATGACTGGAAGATCTCAAGCGCCATCAACTACTATGACTGAATCATCTCAAGCGCCATCATCTCCTATGACTGGAACATCTCAAGCACTATCATCTTCTATGACTGGAACACCACAAGAGACATCGTCCTCTATGACCGGAACACCACAAGAGCCATCGTCCTCTATGACCGGAACATCTCAAGTGCCATCATCCTCCTTGACTGGAACATCTCAAGTGCCATCTTCCTCTATGACTGGAACATCTCAAGCGCCATCATCTCCAATGACGGAATCATCTGAAGCACCATCATCTCCTATGACTGGAACACCTCAAGTGCCATCATCTCCTATGACTGGAACATCTCAAGCGCCATCATCTTCTATGACGGACTCCTCTCAAGTGCCATCATCTCCTATGACTGGAAAATCTCAAGCGCCATCATCTCCTATGACTGGAACATCTCAAGCGCCATCTTCCCGTATGACTGAAACATCTCAAGCGCCATCATCTTCTATGACTGGAACATCTCAAGCGCCATCATCTTCTATGACGGACTCCTCTCAAGTGCCATCATCTCCTATGACTGGAACATCTCAAGCGCCATCTTCCCGTATGACTGAAACATCTCAAGTGCCATCATCCTCCATGACTGGGACATCTCAAGTGCCATCATCCTCCATGACTGGAACATCTCAAGTGCCATCATCCTCCATGACTGGAACATCTCAAGTGCCATCATCCTCCATGACTGGAACATCTCAAGCGCCATCATCCTCCATGACTGGAACATCTCAAGCACCATTATCCTCCATGACTGGAACATCTCAAGCGCCATCCTCCTCTATGACAGGAACATCTCAAGCGCCATCATCCTCCATGACGGAAACATCTCCAGTGCCATCATCCCCTATGACTGGAACATCTAAAGCACCATCATCTGCAATGACTGGAACATCTAACGTGCCATCATCTCCTATGACTGGAACATCCGACGCACTAACTTCAGCTTTGACCGGAACATCTCCAACGCAAACTGCTGCTATGACTGGAACGTCTCCAGCGCAAAGTGCTGCTATGACTGGAACATCTCAAGCACCATCTTCCACTGGAGTTGGCATGACGACGAAGCCATCAGAGAAGCCCGCGACAACCAAAGTTCCAGTCACAGAAAAACCCG GAAAGCCAGAAAAGATATTGGCCTTCTCCCTGAGTCTTAACGGAGATGCAACGGGTTTAAATGACACGACATCTATTGCCTACAAGAGTTTGGAGCAAAGCTGCTTAAGCAAG TTACGTCCAGTATACGATACTCAACGAGGCTTTAAACAAATCCGTATCCTCGGATTCCA GTCTGGGAGCATCATTGTGAGACATCTCGTCATCTTTGATAGCGAAGATGCAGCCACAAATAACGAGATAATGAGAGCAGTGGAAAACACAGTCCTGAACGGAACCTTCCGCATCGCTAACTTCAGTGTCGAGCCAGACTCTTTCACATCTATTACACTTACAACCGAAG AAATTGTCGAGCTAGGAGCAGATGGCTTGTGTACCGCCGGCTGTGGTGCTGATGCTATGTGCAATCTGACGACCATATATGGTGTGCTGGTAGCTCAGTGCGTCTGCGCAGACGACTACTGTAAAAATGGCGGACAGTGTGAAGTCATACCTGAGCAGGGACCAAAATGCAG CTGTGAAGCCACTCCGTTTGGTTACTATGGTGGAGCGAGGTGCGAGGTCTACGCGTCCCAGATTGCTGTAATTGGAGTCGGCGCAGGCGTAGGAGGGGCTCTGCTCCTGATCATCTGCTTCCTCGTGGGATGTCTCTGCTGTTCCAAGAGGCGCGCAAAGGATGACATAGAAAG GCCTGGTCAGGAAAACGTGTGGTTGGCTTCAGCTCGACCAGTCAGCTCCATGACAAGAGGAAGACCATCTGACGAGTCTGTGCCTCTCTATAA TCTAGTAAAGAACACAGATGCGCACTCAAACGAGTATGGCCAGCAAAACTCGGACTCTCCCCAGAACAACCTGGCACGAGCGTCTCGGCTGACTGGGTCCGAGTTCAACTATCTGAAGGGAGAGCTGACCACCTTCCAGGAGGGTGATGAACACAACCCCAATAGACAGTGGAACCCTACGGTGGAGAACGTTCCAACCAAGAGG GAATTCAAGCTGCCTCGGCCAAAAGTCTCCAGTGGTGAATGGGACCAGAGTGGGTACTCAGCTTACTACTAG